The Daucus carota subsp. sativus chromosome 7, DH1 v3.0, whole genome shotgun sequence genome window below encodes:
- the LOC108195808 gene encoding protein CDC73 homolog has product MDPLSVLRDFTTRNELSQIVRVGDHYRFGNSYTFPCSIETAYRSKQGNLYTLETLVYFVTNLNSKHHDYIRIAGTHKIPAVTFLDRKPLIDYLHGKIDSTDAIEFVAPQAKYSGFDEYRPEEANLGGMGLEGEIDLNEGFGGGVVEDGVALVREIERPFKDRESLLQCRNRDFYSVLVGATKRNEERERSEMQQRKDGLVAKSRIERRYGEEVGGFDATPKAKMHLKGSKIGEGVPIILVPSASQTLITIYNVKEFLEDGVYIPTDVKVKQMKGPKPDCVTVQKKFSRDRVVTAYEVRDKPSALKAEDWDRVVAVFVLGKEWQFKDWPFKDHVEIFNNILGFYMRFEDDSVESAKTAKQWNVKIISISKNKRHQDRAAALDVWDRLEEFMRSRSRS; this is encoded by the exons ATGGACCCTCTCTCCGTTCTACGAGACTTCACAACCCGAAACGAGCTGAGTCAAATCGTCCGAGTCGGCGACCACTACCGCTTCGGCAACTCCTACACATTCCCTTGCTCAATCGAAACCGCGTATCGCTCTAAACAAGGTAATCTCTACACTCTCGAAACCCTAGTTTACTTCGTCACTAATCTCAATTCCAAGCATCATGATTACATTCGTATTGCTGGGACCCACAAGATTCCTGCTGTTACTTTTCTTGATCGAAAGCCGTTGATTGATTATTTACACGGTAAGATCGATTCGACGGACGCGATTGAGTTTGTTGCCCCGCAGGCGAAGTACTCGGGTTTCGATGAGTATCGACCCGAGGAGGCTAATTTGGGGGGGATGGGGTTGGAGGGGGAGATTGATTTGAATGAGGGATTTGGCGGGGGAGTTGTCGAGGATGGGGTTGCGTTGGTGAGGGAGATTGAGAGGCCGTTTAAGGACCGGGAGAGTTTGTTGCAGTGTAGGAATAGGGATTTTTATTCGGTGTTGGTTGGGGCGACAAAGAGGAATGAGGAACGGGAGAGGAGTGAAATGCAGCAGAGGAAAGATGGGTTGGTTGCCAAGAGTAGGATTGAGAGGAGGTATGGGGAGGAGGTTGGGGGGTTTGATGCGACGCCCAAGGCGAAGATGCATTTGAAGGGGAGTAAGATTGGTGAGGGGGTTCCTATTATTTTGGTTCCGAGTGCTTCGCAGACGTTGATTACGATTTATAATGTTAAGGAGTTTTTGGAAGATGGGGTTTATATTCCGACAGATGTGAAGGTGAAGCAGATGAAGGGGCCGAAGCCGGATTGTGTTACGGTTCAGAAGAAGTTTAGTAGGGATAGGGTTGTGACAGCTTATGAGGTAAGGGATAAGCCTTCGGCTTTGAAGGCAGAAGATTGGGACAGAGTAGTGGCTGTTTTCGTGTTGGGCAAGGAATGGCAATTTAAAGATTGGCCTTTTAAGGATCATGTCGAGATCTTCAACAACA TTCTTGGTTTTTACATGCGTTTCGAGGATGATAGTGTGGAGTCGGCAAAAACTGCCAAGCAGTGGAATGTGAAGATCATCTCG ATCAGTAAAAACAAGCGGCATCAGGACAGAGCTGCAGCACTAGATGTATGGGACAGACTAGAAGAATTCATGCGGTCAAGATCACGTTCTTAA
- the LOC108195811 gene encoding non-specific lipid transfer protein GPI-anchored 5 — protein MENQRFGFVISYILLSVLWTTAMAQSDCDNMVISMSPCLNYITTKTASPMPGCCTQLGSIVKLRPECLCQVLSVGGASLGLTVNQTQAQALPDTCNVTTPPLNNCKANNPDSTKEAPTGNGSSDASLNNLAVPLFFLVFAASYAFTIM, from the exons ATGGAAAACCAGAGATTCGGGTTCGTTATCAGTTACATCCTTCTAAGCGTGCTCTGGACAACAGCGATGGCACAATCTGATTGTGACAACATGGTAATAAGCATGTCACCATGCCTCAACTACATCACCACAAAGACAGCGTCACCTATGCCAGGGTGCTGCACGCAGCTCGGTAGCATCGTCAAGTTAAGGCCAGAGTGTTTGTGCCAGGTTCTTAGCGTTGGTGGTGCTTCTCTGGGGCTTACTGTCAACCAAACCCAGGCTCAGGCTTTGCCTGATACATGCAATGTTACAACTCCCCCACTCAACAACTGTAAAG CAAATAACCCAGATTCAACCAAAGAGGCACCTACAG gTAACGGTTCATCAGATGCAAGCCTCAACAATTTGGCAGTTCCATTGTTCTTCCTCGTCTTTGCTGCATCATACGCCTTCACCATTATGTAA
- the LOC108195810 gene encoding non-specific lipid transfer protein GPI-anchored 20 translates to MAAQFTTLLRSLPALAIAIIVLIVPVYGQINTACSPSMLSSFSSCASFITNSTANGTSPSSDCCNSLKSITSNGTDCLCLIVTGSVPFQIPINRTLAIALPRACNMPGVPLQCKASSSPLPAPGPAALGQGPTLSPGISPAASPSASGVPQAESPAMTPESNATPSLTPPSDTAGAPTTNSGIRPVVNPSAASPVFSFSPAFLLALLGATFLKYYY, encoded by the exons ATGGCTGCACAATTTACAACCCTTCTACGTTCTCTTCCCGCGTTGGCCATTGCCATAATTGTCCTCATTGTGCCAGTTTATGGACAGATCAATACAGCCTGCAGCCCCTCAATGCTATCGAGCTTCAGTTCTTGCGCGAGTTTCATCACAAATAGCACTGCCAATGGGACTTCTCCATCTTCTGACTGCTGCAACTCCCTCAAGTCCATTACTAGTAATGGCACAGACTGTCTTTGCCTTATTGTTACTGGAAGTGTTCCCTTTCAAATTCCCATCAATCGTACCCTCGCCATTGCTCTCCCTCGCGCTTGTAACATGCCCGGTGTGCCTCTCCAATGCAaag CCTCTAGCTCACCTCTTCCAGCTCCAG GTCCAGCTGCACTAGGCCAAGGTCCAACTCTGTCTCCTGGAATTTCTCCTGCTGCTAGTCCTAGTG CTTCTGGTGTCCCTCAAGCAGAATCACCAGCCATGACTCCGGAATCTAATGCAACTCCATCTTTGACTCCGCCATCTGATACTGCCGGAGCTCCAACTACAAATTCAGGAATTCGACCTGTTGTGAACCCGTCTGCTGCAAGCCCCGTGTTCAGTTTTTCCCCAGCATTTCTTTTAGCTCTGCTTGGAGCTACATTCTTAAAGTACTATTACTAG
- the LOC108195809 gene encoding leucine-rich repeat receptor protein kinase EMS1 isoform X2 — translation MAMDSAFQGVIAATLSFIIVTLLFAILIFVCKKSKTNNITRPRNPTRTRTVPSSVSLTETASFDPSLPSFSLSDLVKATQNFSPDLIIGDGSFGLVYKANLWNSNIVAVKKLSADAFQGFREFRAEMETLGKIQHPNIVKMLGYCATNLDRILIYEFIEKGSLDQWLCDTSPDSMSETKLPLSWETRLSIIGDVARGLCFMHNLETPIIHRDIKASNVLLDSKFGAHIADFGLARRMESTDSHVSTQVAGTMGYMPPEYFHGSTIATPMGDVYSFGVLMLEIATGRRPNWPFKDDGGKDIRIVEWCKKMVQQNSEMKIIDSAILKEDLKEKQVVEFFRIALLCVEESAPKHRPSMIENTASRTIT, via the exons ATGGCCATGGATTCAGCTTTTCAAGGTGTAATAGCTGCAACCCTAAGCTTCATCATCGTAACTCTCCTCTTCGCCATCCTCATCTTCGTTTGCAAAAAATCTAAAACTAACAACATTACACGACcccgaaacccgacacgaacACGAACCGTTCCCAGCTCTGTTTCGCTGACCGAAACAGCCAGCTTTGACCCAAGCCTGCCTTCCTTTTCTCTCTCTGACCTCGTAAAAGCCACCCAAAATTTCTCGCCGGATCTCATCATCGGCGACGGAAGCTTTGGATTAGTTTACAAGGCAAATTTATGGAATTCTAATATAGTAGCGGTCAAGAAATTGTCCGCCGATGCTTTCCAGGGTTTCCGAGAATTTCGCGCTGAAATGGAAACCCTGGGAAAGATACAGCACCCGAACATCGTTAAGATGCTCGGGTACTGTGCCACCAATCTGGATCGGATTCTGATTTACGAGTTTATCGAGAAAGGGAGTTTGGACCAATGGCTATGCGACACGTCACCGGACTCTATGTCAGAAACCAAATTACCGTTATCTTGGGAAACGAGATTGAGTATTATTGGTGACGTGGCAAGAGGGCTATGTTTTATGCACAATTTGGAGACTCCTATTATTCATAGAGATATAAAGGCTAGTAATGTATTGCTTGATTCCAAATTTGGGGCTCATATTGCTGATTTTGGATTAGCTAGGAGGATGGAAAGTACGGATTCACACGTGTCCACGCAGGTTGCGGGAACGATGGGCTATATGCCGCCTGAGTATTTTCACGGCTCCACCATCGCGACGCCAATGGGAGATGTTTATAGTTTCGGAGTGTTGATGTTGGAGATTGCAACCGGGAGGCGGCCTAATTGGCCTTTTAAGGATGATGGTGGCAAGGACATTAGAATAGTGGAATGGTGCAAAAAAATGGTCCAACAAAATTCAGAAATGAAGATTATTGATAGTGCCATTTTGAAAGAGGACTTGAAAGAGAAACAGGTTGTGGAGTTTTTCAGGATTGCTTTGTTGTGTGTAGAAGAATCGGCTCCTAAGCATAGGCCTTCGATGATTGAG AATACGGCCAGCAGAACAATTACGTGA
- the LOC108195809 gene encoding leucine-rich repeat receptor protein kinase EMS1 isoform X1 yields the protein MAMDSAFQGVIAATLSFIIVTLLFAILIFVCKKSKTNNITRPRNPTRTRTVPSSVSLTETASFDPSLPSFSLSDLVKATQNFSPDLIIGDGSFGLVYKANLWNSNIVAVKKLSADAFQGFREFRAEMETLGKIQHPNIVKMLGYCATNLDRILIYEFIEKGSLDQWLCDTSPDSMSETKLPLSWETRLSIIGDVARGLCFMHNLETPIIHRDIKASNVLLDSKFGAHIADFGLARRMESTDSHVSTQVAGTMGYMPPEYFHGSTIATPMGDVYSFGVLMLEIATGRRPNWPFKDDGGKDIRIVEWCKKMVQQNSEMKIIDSAILKEDLKEKQVVEFFRIALLCVEESAPKHRPSMIEVEEYGQQNNYVRQAENCYMKVLPSDTARAPTTNSGIRPVVNPSAASPLFSFSPAFLLALLGATFLKYYY from the exons ATGGCCATGGATTCAGCTTTTCAAGGTGTAATAGCTGCAACCCTAAGCTTCATCATCGTAACTCTCCTCTTCGCCATCCTCATCTTCGTTTGCAAAAAATCTAAAACTAACAACATTACACGACcccgaaacccgacacgaacACGAACCGTTCCCAGCTCTGTTTCGCTGACCGAAACAGCCAGCTTTGACCCAAGCCTGCCTTCCTTTTCTCTCTCTGACCTCGTAAAAGCCACCCAAAATTTCTCGCCGGATCTCATCATCGGCGACGGAAGCTTTGGATTAGTTTACAAGGCAAATTTATGGAATTCTAATATAGTAGCGGTCAAGAAATTGTCCGCCGATGCTTTCCAGGGTTTCCGAGAATTTCGCGCTGAAATGGAAACCCTGGGAAAGATACAGCACCCGAACATCGTTAAGATGCTCGGGTACTGTGCCACCAATCTGGATCGGATTCTGATTTACGAGTTTATCGAGAAAGGGAGTTTGGACCAATGGCTATGCGACACGTCACCGGACTCTATGTCAGAAACCAAATTACCGTTATCTTGGGAAACGAGATTGAGTATTATTGGTGACGTGGCAAGAGGGCTATGTTTTATGCACAATTTGGAGACTCCTATTATTCATAGAGATATAAAGGCTAGTAATGTATTGCTTGATTCCAAATTTGGGGCTCATATTGCTGATTTTGGATTAGCTAGGAGGATGGAAAGTACGGATTCACACGTGTCCACGCAGGTTGCGGGAACGATGGGCTATATGCCGCCTGAGTATTTTCACGGCTCCACCATCGCGACGCCAATGGGAGATGTTTATAGTTTCGGAGTGTTGATGTTGGAGATTGCAACCGGGAGGCGGCCTAATTGGCCTTTTAAGGATGATGGTGGCAAGGACATTAGAATAGTGGAATGGTGCAAAAAAATGGTCCAACAAAATTCAGAAATGAAGATTATTGATAGTGCCATTTTGAAAGAGGACTTGAAAGAGAAACAGGTTGTGGAGTTTTTCAGGATTGCTTTGTTGTGTGTAGAAGAATCGGCTCCTAAGCATAGGCCTTCGATGATTGAG GTTGAAGAATACGGCCAGCAGAACAATTACGTGAGACAAGCAGAAAACTGTTATATGAAAGTCCTGCCATCTGATACTGCCAGAGCTCCAACTACAAATTCAGGAATTCGACCTGTTGTGAACCCGTCTGCTGCAAGCCCCCTGTTCAGTTTTTCCCCAGCATTTCTTTTAGCACTGCTTGGAGCTACATTTTTAAAGTACTATTACTAG